Below is a genomic region from Blochmannia endosymbiont of Camponotus modoc.
AGTAATGTTTATTGATGATTAAATACGTATGCGTTAATATATAACGCATACTGTAGTGTTGTTACAAATTTAATTTTGTTAAAATATAAATAAAATCATACATCATATATAGACTGTATTCCAAAACACTTATATCAACAGTAATATCAATCAGTGTTGCTATAGTAGTAAAAATACTATTATATTTTTGATGTTTGTTAAGCAAATATATAAAATCAAATAGTGAAAAATTTTATTCTTTATTAATTTTTATAAAATGATCACGTGCAGTACCAAATTTGAATGCTAACGCTGAAGCTATATATATAGATGATACTGTGCCAATAATAGTTCCAAGTAATAAAGTAACTGCAAATCCATGTAATATATCTCCCCCCCAAACTAGTAGTATCAGTAGTACCATAATAGTTGTAACTGAAGTTATAATAGTTCTACTTAATACTTGACTCAATGAGATATTAAATATGTCTATAGATTTTGATACAGGTGTATAATAAAAATTTTCTCTAATTCTATCAAAAATAACAATTTTATCATTAATAGAGTAACCAATTGCTGACATTAGGGCAGCAATAATGGTGGAATCTATTTTAATAGCAAATAAAGATAATATACCTAAAATAACTATCATATCATATGTTAAAGATATGACTACCCCAGTTGCCAGTCTCCATTCAAAACGAAAAGTTATATATACTAAGATACATATTAATGCGACTAATAAAGCTATTATTCCTGTATTTATCAGTTGACTATGAACACTGGGGCCAATCCAATTTACTTGTTTAACTGAAAAATTGTGAACAATACCTTGTCGTAAAGTATATAGTACTATACTTATAGTATGTTGATTAATCTTATTTTCATTAGGATCCAATGGTAATCGTATCATGATATCTTTCGGGGAACCAAAATGTTGCACGATAGGGTTTTTGAATCCTGATTCAATTAAAATATTTTGAATATTAATGAGATTTACATCTTTTTCTGAAGTAATTTCAACTGACATACCTCCAGTAAAATCTAGTCCCCAGTTAAAACCGCGCGTTATCATAGTACAGCATGAAATAAAGAATAAAAATATCGATAAAAAAAATATTAAACGTTTCCATGCAAGAAAATCGTAAATTTTATAATAACTTTCACTCATTTTAAAGAAATTCAATTAAAATGTATAAAATTGGTATATATGATTTAAAAACTTAAAAAGTTAAATGGATAGCTTATTAATACGTCGTTTCCCATAGATTAAATTAACAATAGCACGAGTACCGACAATAGATGTAAACATTGATGTGCCTACTCCAATAACAGTAGTAATAGCGAATCCTTTGATTGGTCCTGTACCAATTAAATATAGTATAATAGAAGTAATAATAGTTGTAATATTTGCATCTACAATACTAGTAAACGCTTTACGATATCCTGTGTATATAGCGTATTGTACTGGTTTACCTTGTTTTATTTCTTCTTTGATTCGTTCGTTAATTAATACATTTGCATCTACAGCTACGGATAAAGTCAATATTATTCCTACTATACTTGGCATAGTTAACACTATTCCTGGGATTATAGACATCGTACTTATCATAAGTATTAAATTAGCAATTAAAGCAACACTAGCGATTAATCCAAAGTAACGATACCATAAAATCATAAAGCATATAGAAATTAATAATCCTAAAGCACATGCGGTAAATCCCCGTACAATGTTTTGTTTACCAAGTGTAGGACCAATCATGCGTTCTTCTTCAATATGAATAGGTGCTGCTAAATTCCCCATACGTAATAATAACGAAAGATGACGTGCTTCATTTAAATTGTTGATTCCGGAGATACGGAAATTATCACTTAATTGAGATTGAATAGTAGCAATGTTAATAACTTTTTCATGTTTAATTAAAATAGCGTGATCTTTAGAATCTTTTTTTCCGTTATCTTTGTATTCTACGAATAAAGTAGCTATTGCTTTGCCAATATTATTTTTGGTAAAATTAGAAATTAAAATACTACCTGTTTTATCTAAAGAAATATTTACTTGAGGTCGATTATATTCATCTAAACTAACATTAGAATTAATAATATTGTCTCCAGATAACACTATTTTTTTATATAACGGTATTAAATAACCATTATTGCTTAATTTTATCTCAGAATCTTCTGGAATTAAATTATTATTTATTTCAAATTCACTTATTGCTGAATTAACCAGTCGAAACTCCAGGCTTGCTGTAGTGCCAAGCATCTCTCTGATCTTTTCAATATCTTGAAAACCGGGTAATTCTATAATAATATGATCACTTCCATGACGTTGTACTAATGGCTCAGTAATACCTAACTGATGGATACGATGATGTAAAATAGTACAATTTTTATGTATTATGTTCTCACGAATTGCATTTTTTTTTCTTTCAGAAAAAATCACATGTAATTTGTTGGTTCCCATTGCATGCAATATTAGGTCATTATCTACTTCAGATAAAGGTAAAATTGCTTGATTTCTATAATTAGAATTTTGAAAATTAATTTCAATATCATGATTTCTAATTTTGTATATTTTTAAATAGGGAATGTTTTTTTCAAATAAGATAGCTCTTAAAGAAGACATATATTGTTCTTGAAATTTATCTAGTACAGTTTTCGTATTTGCATGTATTACAAAATACATTCCACCACATAAATCTAATCCTAATTTTATAGGC
It encodes:
- the secF gene encoding protein translocase subunit SecF, translated to MSESYYKIYDFLAWKRLIFFLSIFLFFISCCTMITRGFNWGLDFTGGMSVEITSEKDVNLINIQNILIESGFKNPIVQHFGSPKDIMIRLPLDPNENKINQHTISIVLYTLRQGIVHNFSVKQVNWIGPSVHSQLINTGIIALLVALICILVYITFRFEWRLATGVVISLTYDMIVILGILSLFAIKIDSTIIAALMSAIGYSINDKIVIFDRIRENFYYTPVSKSIDIFNISLSQVLSRTIITSVTTIMVLLILLVWGGDILHGFAVTLLLGTIIGTVSSIYIASALAFKFGTARDHFIKINKE
- the secD gene encoding protein translocase subunit SecD, translating into MLNNYPLWKYLAVILVFVTSIIYTLPSLYRDHPTIYIVPCALEQNYQEIDDILLCQIKKILTYEEIINKSIVLQANKIRIQFFHEQDQLQAYQKLSTIFSKKYQILLCSTPNIPHWLSAIKAKPIKLGLDLCGGMYFVIHANTKTVLDKFQEQYMSSLRAILFEKNIPYLKIYKIRNHDIEINFQNSNYRNQAILPLSEVDNDLILHAMGTNKLHVIFSERKKNAIRENIIHKNCTILHHRIHQLGITEPLVQRHGSDHIIIELPGFQDIEKIREMLGTTASLEFRLVNSAISEFEINNNLIPEDSEIKLSNNGYLIPLYKKIVLSGDNIINSNVSLDEYNRPQVNISLDKTGSILISNFTKNNIGKAIATLFVEYKDNGKKDSKDHAILIKHEKVINIATIQSQLSDNFRISGINNLNEARHLSLLLRMGNLAAPIHIEEERMIGPTLGKQNIVRGFTACALGLLISICFMILWYRYFGLIASVALIANLILMISTMSIIPGIVLTMPSIVGIILTLSVAVDANVLINERIKEEIKQGKPVQYAIYTGYRKAFTSIVDANITTIITSIILYLIGTGPIKGFAITTVIGVGTSMFTSIVGTRAIVNLIYGKRRINKLSI